Proteins encoded in a region of the Zea mays cultivar B73 chromosome 2, Zm-B73-REFERENCE-NAM-5.0, whole genome shotgun sequence genome:
- the LOC109944230 gene encoding uncharacterized protein, translating into MRVQFGAKFSSDSETQQQPSSLLVVPLAFLFSARSPLCSVSPVLASPGHVVLLLPLASHDLFLPGVCVLGVRGSWLKLHAFSSPSLAHHCVELLNATVSSSCIVVPALGSPTSLLPTGPAALSATARRLPRNSPAVACLLADVLPRRVRSATATSTSPRCPLLGFRPLHQTRISKVPSSFISPHGGQGSSKVSSTVWRSFCAHVRSVKLINLEFLTLLFCADQNRTPPPWFGAVNYPCVDPLTRAISGRVHTRTIELPAEGV; encoded by the exons ATGAGGGTTCAGTTTGGTGCCAAATTCAGTTCAGATTCTGAAAC GCAGCAGCAGCCGAGCTCCCTTCTCGTAGTGCCCCTCGCATTCCTGTTCTCAGCCCGCTCTCCTCTCTGCTCGGTCTCCCCAGTACTTGCCTCACCTGGACACGTCGTTCTGTTGTTACCACTTGCCAGTCACGATCTCTTCCTTCCTGGAGTTTGCGTGTTGGGAGTCCGTGGATCATGGCTGAAACTGCACGCGTTCTCGTCTCCTTCTCTGGCACATCATTGTGTGGAGCTGCTGAACGCCACTGTCTCTAGCTCCTGTATCGTCGTGCCGGCGCTCGGCTCCCCAACTTCGCTGTTGCCTACTGGACCTGCTGCTCTCTCTGCAACAGCTCGTCGGCTCCCTAGAAATTCCCCAGCCGTCGCCTGCCTTCTCGCGGACGTTCTCCCTCGTCGCGTCCGCAGCGCTACCGCGACTTCAACATCGCCCAGGTGCCCCCTACTCGGTTTCAGGCCATTGCACCAAACGCGCATCTCCAAAGTGCCATCGAGTTTCATCTCACCTCACGGTGGCCAGGGATCTTCCAAGGTTTCCTCGACCGTGTGGCGCTCGTTTTGTGCTCACGTAAGGTCAGTGAAGCTCATCAACTTGGAATTTTTAACTCTACTATTTTGTGCTGACCAGAACAGAACTCCGCCGCCGTGGTTTGGCGCCGTGAATTACCCCTGCGTCGACCCGTTAACTCGCGCCATTTCCGGTCGAGTTCACACGCGCACTATAG AGCTCCCAGCAGAAGGAGTGTAA